From a single Amyelois transitella isolate CPQ chromosome 18, ilAmyTran1.1, whole genome shotgun sequence genomic region:
- the LOC106141035 gene encoding glycolipid transfer protein-like: protein MFYENMTPFPPVINGRINIVQFIEAASDLVALVDRIGKVFAPVKYDMQGNIDKIKKCYKFDDTSCLLELMLEEVRNGKHTAAEGILWLNRALYYFELVLQEVVRHLKSNNYDVNMDKIFNIAYEGSLKKYHNWITQQIFAVICKMSPTLPQLMKSLDVGDDIKPFETKINNFIVTIHLVRCKIDDFFKDNDIFTKPK from the coding sequence atgttttatgaaaatatgacACCATTTCCACCCGTTATCAATGGAAGAATAAATATAGTGCAATTCATAGAAGCAGCATCAGATTTAGTGGCATTAGTTGACCGTATTGGAAAAGTATTCGCGCCCGTGAAATATGATATGCAAGGaaacattgataaaataaagaaatgttaCAAATTTGATGACACATCTTGTTTACTAGAGTTGATGCTTGAAGAAGTAAGAAATGGAAAACATACAGCAGCTGAAGGGATACTTTGGTTGAATAGggcattatattattttgaactaGTACTACAAGAAGTTGTAAGACATTTGAAATCAAATAACTATGATGTCAACAtggacaaaatatttaatatagcTTATGAAGGATCTCTCAAGAAGTACCATAACTGGATTACGCAACAAATATTTGCTGTCATTTGTAAGATGTCTCCTACACTTCCACAACTGATGAAATCATTAGATGTTGGTGATGATATTAAACCAtttgaaactaaaataaataattttatagtaacTATTCATTTGGTCAGATGTAaaattgatgatttttttaaggataATGACATATTTACTAAACCCAAATAA